A region from the Sphaerodactylus townsendi isolate TG3544 linkage group LG01, MPM_Stown_v2.3, whole genome shotgun sequence genome encodes:
- the LOC125439737 gene encoding zinc finger protein 345-like isoform X4, with protein sequence MYPRPGTPPPPPPPCAFVSVEPEQRPEAECFAPEVPVVWELLFYCVFMGRTSSLKAQQSIKCSCQIFEAIWEDTPSTSGKSEKTYLMSSPPSPVLGERKRATMQPAQDGVSFEEVAVYFTMEEWVLLRPTQRALYKEVMLENFRNVSSVGPLIAKPELIAQLEEEEEVFLKIFDEKEELAGEVESANEMKERCVREKQDTYSDGKDGIECCDALKKENPYNSLECGKDFSESGSLTSHQRIHTGEKPYKCLECGKGFRGSAHLTSHQRIHTGEKPYKCPECGKDFSESGNLTTHRRMHTGEKPYKCQECGKGFSECGNLTTHRRIHTGEKPYKCQECGKGFSYSGSLKSHQKIHTGEKPYKCMECGKAFSYSANLKSHQKIHTGEKPYKCLECGKSFSQSGSLKSHQKIHTGEKPYKCMECGKGFSTSGALISHQRIHTGEKPYKCLECGKAFSRSTNLILHQTVHTMEKPDKYLECGKDFSQSGNLSFHFGIHTREKPYKCLECGKGFRESGHLTSHRRIHTGEKPYKCEKCGKSFSQSGSLKSHQKIHTGEKPYKCQECGKGFSQSGNLTTHQRIHTGEKPYKCLECGKSFRENAHLTLHQRIHTGEKPYKCQECGKSFSQGGSLTVHLGIHTGKKPYKCMECGKGFSTSGALISHQRIHTQGKPFKC encoded by the exons ATGTACCCCAGAcctggaactcccccccccccgcctcccccgtGCGCTTTTGTCTCTGTGGAACCAGAGCAGAGACCAGAGGCAGAATGTTTTGCCCCAGAG GTTCCTGTTGTTTGGGAGCTCCTTTTCTACTGCGTATTCATGGGGAGGACCTCTTCCTTGAAGGCCCAGCAGAGTATTAAATGCAGTTGCCAGATCTTTGAGGCCATCTGGGAAGACACACCGTCCACCTCAG GCAAGAGTGAAAAGACATACTTGATGTCTTCTCCGCCATCTCCTGTGCTTGGCGAAAGGAAGAGAGCCACCAtgcagccagctcag GATGGAGTATCCTTTGAAGAGGTGGCTGTGTATTTCACTATGGAGGAGTGGGTCCTGTTGCGGCCAACGCAAAGGGCTCTGTACAAGGAAGTGATGCTGGAGAACTTTCGGAATGTGTCTTCTGTGG GTCCTCTGATTGCTAAGCCTGAACTCATAGCCCaactagaagaggaagaagaggtgttTCTCAAGATCTTCGATGAAAAGGAGGAACTAGCAG GAGAAGTGGAGTCAGCGAATGAAATGAAAGAGCGTTGTGTGAGGGAAAAACAAGATACATATTCAGATGGAAAGGACGGCATTGAATGTTGTGATGCCCTGAAAAAGGAGAACCCATATAATTCTCTGGAGTGTGGCAAAGACTTCAGTGAGAGTGGAAGCCTTACCTCCCATCAAAGaatacacacaggggagaaaccatacaaatgcctggagtgtggaaaaggcttccgtGGGAGTGcacacctcacttcccaccaaagaattcacacaggcgagaaaccatataaatgcccggagtgtggaaaagacttcagtgaGAGTGGAAACCTTACTACCCATCGAAGAatgcacacaggggagaaaccatataaatgccaagagtgtggaaaaggcttcagtgaGTGCGGAAACCTCACTACCCATCGAAGaatacacacaggggagaaaccatataaatgccaggagtgtggaaaaggctttagTTACAGTGGCAGCCTGAAATCCcatcaaaaaattcacacaggggagaaaccatataaatgcatggagtgtggaaaagccttcagttaCAGTGCAAACCTCAAATCCcatcaaaaaatccacacaggggagaaaccatacaaatgcctggagtgtgggaaaagcttcagtcagaGTGGAAGCCTCAAATCCcatcaaaaaattcacacaggtgagaaaccatataaatgcatgGAATGTGGAAAAGGTTTCAGTACGAGTGGAGcccttatttcccatcaa agaattcacacaggcgagaaaccatacaaatgcctggagtgtggaaaagccttcagtcgcaGCACAAATCTTATTTTACATCAGACAGTTCACACAATGGAGAAACCGGACAAAtacctggagtgtggaaaagacttcagtcagagtggaaacctttcttttcattttggaattcacacaagggagaaaccatacaaatgcctggagtgtggaaaaggcttccgtGAGAGTGGACACCTCACTTCCCACCGAAGAatacacacaggggaaaaaccatataaatgcgagaagtgtggaaaaagcttcagtcagAGTGGTAGCCTCAAATCCcatcaaaaaattcacacaggggagaagccatataaatgccaggaatgtggaaaaggcttcagtcaGAGTGGAAACCTCActacccatcaaagaattcatacaggcgagaaaccatacaaatgcctggagtgtggaaaaagcttccgtGAGAATGCACACCTCACTCTCCACCAAAGaatacacacaggggagaaaccatataaatgccaggagtgtggaaaaagcttcagtcagGGTGGAAGCCTTACTGTCCATTTAGGAATTCACACAGggaagaaaccatataaatgcatgGAATGTGGAAAAGGTTTCAGTACAAGTGGAGCCCtcatttcccatcaaagaattcacacacagGGGAAACCATTTAAATGCTAG
- the LOC125439737 gene encoding zinc finger protein 420-like isoform X2 yields the protein MYPRPGTPPPPPPPCAFVSVEPEQRPEAECFAPEVPVVWELLFYCVFMGRTSSLKAQQSIKCSCQIFEAIWEDTPSTSGKSEKTYLMSSPPSPVLGERKRATMQPAQDGVSFEEVAVYFTMEEWVLLRPTQRALYKEVMLENFRNVSSVGPLIAKPELIAQLEEEEEVFLKIFDEKEELAGEVESANEMKERCVREKQDTYSDGKDGIECCDALKKENPYNSLECGKDFSESGSLTSHQRIHTGEKPYKCLECGKGFRGSAHLTSHQRIHTGEKPYKCPECGKDFSESGNLTTHRRMHTGEKPYKCQECGKGFSECGNLTTHRRIHTGEKPYKCQECGKGFSYSGSLKSHQKIHTGEKPYKCMECGKAFSYSANLKSHQKIHTGEKPYKCLECGKSFSQSGSLKSHQKIHTGEKPYKCMECGKGFSTSGALISHQRTHTGERPFRCLKCGKDFRTRGHLTSHRIIHTGEKPYKCLECGKDFRTRGHLTSHRTIHTGAKPYKCPECGKAFNFRATLASHQITHSGQKPYICQECGKDFYERKQLTSHRRIHTGEKPYKCLECGKDFTMSGHLTSHRRIHTGEKPYKCLECGKAFSRSTNLILHQTVHTMEKPDKYLECGKDFSQSGNLSFHFGIHTREKPYKCLECGKGFRESGHLTSHRRIHTGEKPYKCEKCGKSFSQSGSLKSHQKIHTGEKPYKCQECGKGFSQSGNLTTHQRIHTGEKPYKCLECGKSFRENAHLTLHQRIHTGEKPYKCQECGKSFSQGGSLTVHLGIHTGKKPYKCMECGKGFSTSGALISHQRIHTQGKPFKC from the exons ATGTACCCCAGAcctggaactcccccccccccgcctcccccgtGCGCTTTTGTCTCTGTGGAACCAGAGCAGAGACCAGAGGCAGAATGTTTTGCCCCAGAG GTTCCTGTTGTTTGGGAGCTCCTTTTCTACTGCGTATTCATGGGGAGGACCTCTTCCTTGAAGGCCCAGCAGAGTATTAAATGCAGTTGCCAGATCTTTGAGGCCATCTGGGAAGACACACCGTCCACCTCAG GCAAGAGTGAAAAGACATACTTGATGTCTTCTCCGCCATCTCCTGTGCTTGGCGAAAGGAAGAGAGCCACCAtgcagccagctcag GATGGAGTATCCTTTGAAGAGGTGGCTGTGTATTTCACTATGGAGGAGTGGGTCCTGTTGCGGCCAACGCAAAGGGCTCTGTACAAGGAAGTGATGCTGGAGAACTTTCGGAATGTGTCTTCTGTGG GTCCTCTGATTGCTAAGCCTGAACTCATAGCCCaactagaagaggaagaagaggtgttTCTCAAGATCTTCGATGAAAAGGAGGAACTAGCAG GAGAAGTGGAGTCAGCGAATGAAATGAAAGAGCGTTGTGTGAGGGAAAAACAAGATACATATTCAGATGGAAAGGACGGCATTGAATGTTGTGATGCCCTGAAAAAGGAGAACCCATATAATTCTCTGGAGTGTGGCAAAGACTTCAGTGAGAGTGGAAGCCTTACCTCCCATCAAAGaatacacacaggggagaaaccatacaaatgcctggagtgtggaaaaggcttccgtGGGAGTGcacacctcacttcccaccaaagaattcacacaggcgagaaaccatataaatgcccggagtgtggaaaagacttcagtgaGAGTGGAAACCTTACTACCCATCGAAGAatgcacacaggggagaaaccatataaatgccaagagtgtggaaaaggcttcagtgaGTGCGGAAACCTCACTACCCATCGAAGaatacacacaggggagaaaccatataaatgccaggagtgtggaaaaggctttagTTACAGTGGCAGCCTGAAATCCcatcaaaaaattcacacaggggagaaaccatataaatgcatggagtgtggaaaagccttcagttaCAGTGCAAACCTCAAATCCcatcaaaaaatccacacaggggagaaaccatacaaatgcctggagtgtgggaaaagcttcagtcagaGTGGAAGCCTCAAATCCcatcaaaaaattcacacaggtgagaaaccatataaatgcatgGAATGTGGAAAAGGTTTCAGTACGAGTGGAGcccttatttcccatcaaagaactcacacaggggagagaccatTCAGATGCCTGAAGTGTGGGAAAGACTTCCGTACGAGGGGACACCTTACTTCACATCGaataattcacacaggggagaaaccatataaatgcctggagtgtgggaaagacTTCCGTACAAGGGGACACCTTACTTCACATCGAACAATTCACACAGGGgcaaaaccatataaatgcccgGAGTGTGGGAAAGCTTTCAATTTCAGAGCAACACTTGCTTCACATCAGATAACTCACTCAGGGCAGAAACCGTATATATGCCAGGAGTGTGGCAAAGACTTCTATGAGAGGAAACAGCTTACTTCACATCGAAGaattcacactggagagaaaccatacaaatgcctggagtgtggcaAAGACTTCACTATGAGTGGACACCTTACTTCAcatcgaagaattcacacaggagagaaaccatacaaatgcctggagtgtggaaaag ccttcagtcgcaGCACAAATCTTATTTTACATCAGACAGTTCACACAATGGAGAAACCGGACAAAtacctggagtgtggaaaagacttcagtcagagtggaaacctttcttttcattttggaattcacacaagggagaaaccatacaaatgcctggagtgtggaaaaggcttccgtGAGAGTGGACACCTCACTTCCCACCGAAGAatacacacaggggaaaaaccatataaatgcgagaagtgtggaaaaagcttcagtcagAGTGGTAGCCTCAAATCCcatcaaaaaattcacacaggggagaagccatataaatgccaggaatgtggaaaaggcttcagtcaGAGTGGAAACCTCActacccatcaaagaattcatacaggcgagaaaccatacaaatgcctggagtgtggaaaaagcttccgtGAGAATGCACACCTCACTCTCCACCAAAGaatacacacaggggagaaaccatataaatgccaggagtgtggaaaaagcttcagtcagGGTGGAAGCCTTACTGTCCATTTAGGAATTCACACAGggaagaaaccatataaatgcatgGAATGTGGAAAAGGTTTCAGTACAAGTGGAGCCCtcatttcccatcaaagaattcacacacagGGGAAACCATTTAAATGCTAG
- the LOC125439737 gene encoding zinc finger protein 665-like isoform X3, with protein sequence MYPRPGTPPPPPPPCAFVSVEPEQRPEAECFAPEVPVVWELLFYCVFMGRTSSLKAQQSIKCSCQIFEAIWEDTPSTSGKSEKTYLMSSPPSPVLGERKRATMQPAQDGVSFEEVAVYFTMEEWVLLRPTQRALYKEVMLENFRNVSSVGPLIAKPELIAQLEEEEEVFLKIFDEKEELAGEVESANEMKERCVREKQDTYSDGKDGIECCDALKKENPYNSLECGKDFSESGSLTSHQRIHTGEKPYKCLECGKGFRGSAHLTSHQRIHTGEKPYKCPECGKDFSESGNLTTHRRMHTGEKPYKCQECGKGFSECGNLTTHRRIHTGEKPYKCQECGKGFSYSGSLKSHQKIHTGEKPYKCMECGKAFSYSANLKSHQKIHTGEKPYKCLECGKSFSQSGSLKSHQKIHTGEKPYKCMECGKGFSTSGALISHQRTHTGERPFRCLKCGKDFRTRGHLTSHRIIHTGEKPYKCLECGKDFRTRGHLTSHRTIHTGAKPYKCPECGKAFNFRATLASHQITHSGQKPYICQECGKDFYERKQLTSHRRIHTGEKPYKCLECGKDFTMSGHLTSHRRIHTGEKPYKCLECGKGFRESGHLTSHRRIHTGEKPYKCEKCGKSFSQSGSLKSHQKIHTGEKPYKCQECGKGFSQSGNLTTHQRIHTGEKPYKCLECGKSFRENAHLTLHQRIHTGEKPYKCQECGKSFSQGGSLTVHLGIHTGKKPYKCMECGKGFSTSGALISHQRIHTQGKPFKC encoded by the exons ATGTACCCCAGAcctggaactcccccccccccgcctcccccgtGCGCTTTTGTCTCTGTGGAACCAGAGCAGAGACCAGAGGCAGAATGTTTTGCCCCAGAG GTTCCTGTTGTTTGGGAGCTCCTTTTCTACTGCGTATTCATGGGGAGGACCTCTTCCTTGAAGGCCCAGCAGAGTATTAAATGCAGTTGCCAGATCTTTGAGGCCATCTGGGAAGACACACCGTCCACCTCAG GCAAGAGTGAAAAGACATACTTGATGTCTTCTCCGCCATCTCCTGTGCTTGGCGAAAGGAAGAGAGCCACCAtgcagccagctcag GATGGAGTATCCTTTGAAGAGGTGGCTGTGTATTTCACTATGGAGGAGTGGGTCCTGTTGCGGCCAACGCAAAGGGCTCTGTACAAGGAAGTGATGCTGGAGAACTTTCGGAATGTGTCTTCTGTGG GTCCTCTGATTGCTAAGCCTGAACTCATAGCCCaactagaagaggaagaagaggtgttTCTCAAGATCTTCGATGAAAAGGAGGAACTAGCAG GAGAAGTGGAGTCAGCGAATGAAATGAAAGAGCGTTGTGTGAGGGAAAAACAAGATACATATTCAGATGGAAAGGACGGCATTGAATGTTGTGATGCCCTGAAAAAGGAGAACCCATATAATTCTCTGGAGTGTGGCAAAGACTTCAGTGAGAGTGGAAGCCTTACCTCCCATCAAAGaatacacacaggggagaaaccatacaaatgcctggagtgtggaaaaggcttccgtGGGAGTGcacacctcacttcccaccaaagaattcacacaggcgagaaaccatataaatgcccggagtgtggaaaagacttcagtgaGAGTGGAAACCTTACTACCCATCGAAGAatgcacacaggggagaaaccatataaatgccaagagtgtggaaaaggcttcagtgaGTGCGGAAACCTCACTACCCATCGAAGaatacacacaggggagaaaccatataaatgccaggagtgtggaaaaggctttagTTACAGTGGCAGCCTGAAATCCcatcaaaaaattcacacaggggagaaaccatataaatgcatggagtgtggaaaagccttcagttaCAGTGCAAACCTCAAATCCcatcaaaaaatccacacaggggagaaaccatacaaatgcctggagtgtgggaaaagcttcagtcagaGTGGAAGCCTCAAATCCcatcaaaaaattcacacaggtgagaaaccatataaatgcatgGAATGTGGAAAAGGTTTCAGTACGAGTGGAGcccttatttcccatcaaagaactcacacaggggagagaccatTCAGATGCCTGAAGTGTGGGAAAGACTTCCGTACGAGGGGACACCTTACTTCACATCGaataattcacacaggggagaaaccatataaatgcctggagtgtgggaaagacTTCCGTACAAGGGGACACCTTACTTCACATCGAACAATTCACACAGGGgcaaaaccatataaatgcccgGAGTGTGGGAAAGCTTTCAATTTCAGAGCAACACTTGCTTCACATCAGATAACTCACTCAGGGCAGAAACCGTATATATGCCAGGAGTGTGGCAAAGACTTCTATGAGAGGAAACAGCTTACTTCACATCGAAGaattcacactggagagaaaccatacaaatgcctggagtgtggcaAAGACTTCACTATGAGTGGACACCTTACTTCAcatcgaagaattcacacaggagagaaaccatacaaatgcctggagtgtggaaaag gcttccgtGAGAGTGGACACCTCACTTCCCACCGAAGAatacacacaggggaaaaaccatataaatgcgagaagtgtggaaaaagcttcagtcagAGTGGTAGCCTCAAATCCcatcaaaaaattcacacaggggagaagccatataaatgccaggaatgtggaaaaggcttcagtcaGAGTGGAAACCTCActacccatcaaagaattcatacaggcgagaaaccatacaaatgcctggagtgtggaaaaagcttccgtGAGAATGCACACCTCACTCTCCACCAAAGaatacacacaggggagaaaccatataaatgccaggagtgtggaaaaagcttcagtcagGGTGGAAGCCTTACTGTCCATTTAGGAATTCACACAGggaagaaaccatataaatgcatgGAATGTGGAAAAGGTTTCAGTACAAGTGGAGCCCtcatttcccatcaaagaattcacacacagGGGAAACCATTTAAATGCTAG
- the LOC125439737 gene encoding zinc finger protein 420-like isoform X1: MYPRPGTPPPPPPPCAFVSVEPEQRPEAECFAPEVPVVWELLFYCVFMGRTSSLKAQQSIKCSCQIFEAIWEDTPSTSGKSEKTYLMSSPPSPVLGERKRATMQPAQDGVSFEEVAVYFTMEEWVLLRPTQRALYKEVMLENFRNVSSVGPLIAKPELIAQLEEEEEVFLKIFDEKEELAGEVESANEMKERCVREKQDTYSDGKDGIECCDALKKENPYNSLECGKDFSESGSLTSHQRIHTGEKPYKCLECGKGFRGSAHLTSHQRIHTGEKPYKCPECGKDFSESGNLTTHRRMHTGEKPYKCQECGKGFSECGNLTTHRRIHTGEKPYKCQECGKGFSYSGSLKSHQKIHTGEKPYKCMECGKAFSYSANLKSHQKIHTGEKPYKCLECGKSFSQSGSLKSHQKIHTGEKPYKCMECGKGFSTSGALISHQRTHTGERPFRCLKCGKDFRTRGHLTSHRIIHTGEKPYKCLECGKDFRTRGHLTSHRTIHTGAKPYKCPECGKAFNFRATLASHQITHSGQKPYICQECGKDFYERKQLTSHRRIHTGEKPYKCLECGKDFTMSGHLTSHRRIHTGEKPYKCLECGKGFRESTHLTTHQRIHTGEKPYKCLECGKAFSRSTNLILHQTVHTMEKPDKYLECGKDFSQSGNLSFHFGIHTREKPYKCLECGKGFRESGHLTSHRRIHTGEKPYKCEKCGKSFSQSGSLKSHQKIHTGEKPYKCQECGKGFSQSGNLTTHQRIHTGEKPYKCLECGKSFRENAHLTLHQRIHTGEKPYKCQECGKSFSQGGSLTVHLGIHTGKKPYKCMECGKGFSTSGALISHQRIHTQGKPFKC, translated from the exons ATGTACCCCAGAcctggaactcccccccccccgcctcccccgtGCGCTTTTGTCTCTGTGGAACCAGAGCAGAGACCAGAGGCAGAATGTTTTGCCCCAGAG GTTCCTGTTGTTTGGGAGCTCCTTTTCTACTGCGTATTCATGGGGAGGACCTCTTCCTTGAAGGCCCAGCAGAGTATTAAATGCAGTTGCCAGATCTTTGAGGCCATCTGGGAAGACACACCGTCCACCTCAG GCAAGAGTGAAAAGACATACTTGATGTCTTCTCCGCCATCTCCTGTGCTTGGCGAAAGGAAGAGAGCCACCAtgcagccagctcag GATGGAGTATCCTTTGAAGAGGTGGCTGTGTATTTCACTATGGAGGAGTGGGTCCTGTTGCGGCCAACGCAAAGGGCTCTGTACAAGGAAGTGATGCTGGAGAACTTTCGGAATGTGTCTTCTGTGG GTCCTCTGATTGCTAAGCCTGAACTCATAGCCCaactagaagaggaagaagaggtgttTCTCAAGATCTTCGATGAAAAGGAGGAACTAGCAG GAGAAGTGGAGTCAGCGAATGAAATGAAAGAGCGTTGTGTGAGGGAAAAACAAGATACATATTCAGATGGAAAGGACGGCATTGAATGTTGTGATGCCCTGAAAAAGGAGAACCCATATAATTCTCTGGAGTGTGGCAAAGACTTCAGTGAGAGTGGAAGCCTTACCTCCCATCAAAGaatacacacaggggagaaaccatacaaatgcctggagtgtggaaaaggcttccgtGGGAGTGcacacctcacttcccaccaaagaattcacacaggcgagaaaccatataaatgcccggagtgtggaaaagacttcagtgaGAGTGGAAACCTTACTACCCATCGAAGAatgcacacaggggagaaaccatataaatgccaagagtgtggaaaaggcttcagtgaGTGCGGAAACCTCACTACCCATCGAAGaatacacacaggggagaaaccatataaatgccaggagtgtggaaaaggctttagTTACAGTGGCAGCCTGAAATCCcatcaaaaaattcacacaggggagaaaccatataaatgcatggagtgtggaaaagccttcagttaCAGTGCAAACCTCAAATCCcatcaaaaaatccacacaggggagaaaccatacaaatgcctggagtgtgggaaaagcttcagtcagaGTGGAAGCCTCAAATCCcatcaaaaaattcacacaggtgagaaaccatataaatgcatgGAATGTGGAAAAGGTTTCAGTACGAGTGGAGcccttatttcccatcaaagaactcacacaggggagagaccatTCAGATGCCTGAAGTGTGGGAAAGACTTCCGTACGAGGGGACACCTTACTTCACATCGaataattcacacaggggagaaaccatataaatgcctggagtgtgggaaagacTTCCGTACAAGGGGACACCTTACTTCACATCGAACAATTCACACAGGGgcaaaaccatataaatgcccgGAGTGTGGGAAAGCTTTCAATTTCAGAGCAACACTTGCTTCACATCAGATAACTCACTCAGGGCAGAAACCGTATATATGCCAGGAGTGTGGCAAAGACTTCTATGAGAGGAAACAGCTTACTTCACATCGAAGaattcacactggagagaaaccatacaaatgcctggagtgtggcaAAGACTTCACTATGAGTGGACACCTTACTTCAcatcgaagaattcacacaggagagaaaccatacaaatgcctggagtgtggaaaaggcttccgtGAGAGTACACACCTCACTAcccaccaaagaattcacacaggcgagaaaccatacaaatgcctggagtgtggaaaagccttcagtcgcaGCACAAATCTTATTTTACATCAGACAGTTCACACAATGGAGAAACCGGACAAAtacctggagtgtggaaaagacttcagtcagagtggaaacctttcttttcattttggaattcacacaagggagaaaccatacaaatgcctggagtgtggaaaaggcttccgtGAGAGTGGACACCTCACTTCCCACCGAAGAatacacacaggggaaaaaccatataaatgcgagaagtgtggaaaaagcttcagtcagAGTGGTAGCCTCAAATCCcatcaaaaaattcacacaggggagaagccatataaatgccaggaatgtggaaaaggcttcagtcaGAGTGGAAACCTCActacccatcaaagaattcatacaggcgagaaaccatacaaatgcctggagtgtggaaaaagcttccgtGAGAATGCACACCTCACTCTCCACCAAAGaatacacacaggggagaaaccatataaatgccaggagtgtggaaaaagcttcagtcagGGTGGAAGCCTTACTGTCCATTTAGGAATTCACACAGggaagaaaccatataaatgcatgGAATGTGGAAAAGGTTTCAGTACAAGTGGAGCCCtcatttcccatcaaagaattcacacacagGGGAAACCATTTAAATGCTAG